One window from the genome of Dyella sp. A6 encodes:
- a CDS encoding metalloregulator ArsR/SmtB family transcription factor produces MDLATASSVLRLLADPTRVRLLALLEREELTVAELASVLHLAQPRVSTHLAKLKEANLVRDRRAGVSAYYRANNEGDNHQHALLHSLRESIDDALLREDAARLPSVLASRAREAGWADTVAGDMERHYSPGRTWETLARSLLQLLETGDVLDIASGDGITAELLAPHARSIVCVDSSERVVAAASQRLKPFSNVKVIQGDMHALELGRQRFDLVLMLHALTYAEQPARAVAEAAGVLRSGGRLLAVTLGKHDHRAAVEPFDHRNLGFTQAELEAYARAADLDVFSVTRLSRERKAPHFEVISLLAQKK; encoded by the coding sequence GTGGATCTGGCCACCGCCTCCAGCGTGTTGCGCCTGCTGGCCGACCCCACTCGCGTACGCCTGCTCGCCCTGCTTGAACGCGAGGAATTGACCGTGGCCGAGCTGGCCTCGGTGCTGCACCTGGCCCAACCGCGCGTGTCCACGCACCTGGCCAAGCTGAAGGAAGCGAACCTGGTGCGCGACCGTCGCGCCGGCGTGTCCGCCTATTACCGCGCGAACAACGAAGGCGACAACCACCAGCACGCTCTGCTGCACTCGCTGCGCGAGAGTATCGACGACGCCCTGCTGCGCGAGGACGCAGCCCGACTGCCCTCGGTGCTGGCCAGCCGGGCGCGCGAAGCGGGCTGGGCCGACACCGTGGCCGGCGACATGGAACGCCACTACTCACCCGGCCGCACCTGGGAAACCCTGGCCCGCTCGCTGCTGCAGCTGCTGGAAACCGGCGACGTGCTGGACATCGCCTCCGGCGACGGCATCACCGCCGAGCTGCTGGCCCCGCATGCGCGCTCCATTGTATGCGTCGACTCCAGCGAACGCGTGGTCGCCGCGGCCAGCCAGCGCCTGAAGCCGTTTTCCAACGTGAAGGTGATACAGGGCGACATGCATGCGCTGGAGCTGGGCCGCCAGCGTTTCGACCTGGTGCTGATGCTGCATGCGCTGACCTACGCCGAGCAACCGGCCCGGGCCGTCGCCGAAGCCGCAGGCGTCCTGCGCAGCGGCGGACGCCTGCTGGCCGTTACCTTGGGCAAACACGACCACCGCGCTGCCGTGGAACCATTCGACCACCGCAACCTGGGCTTTACCCAGGCCGAGCTGGAAGCTTACGCACGTGCCGCCGACCTCGACGTGTTCAGCGTCACCCGGCTCAGTCGCGAGCGCAAGGCGCCGCATTTCGAAGTCATCAGCCTGCTGGCCCAGAAGAAGTGA
- a CDS encoding homocysteine S-methyltransferase family protein produces the protein MSTLPWLHPERVALLEKALRERILVLDGGMGTMLQGHRLDESGYRGERFEHGRDGEHAAHHDHPGCDLKGNNDLLSLTQPEIIRGVHEAYLDAGADLVETNTFNSTRISQADYQLEHLVPELNREGARLARAAADAFSARTPDRPRFVIGVLGPTSRTASLSPDVNDPGFRNVSFEELAANYTEAAAGLIDGGADTIMVETIFDTLNAKAALFALAGLFRERGARLPVMISGTITDRSGRTLSGQTAEAFWYSVSHARPLSVGFNCALGASDLRPHVQTLAQNAECHVSTHPNAGLPNAFGEYDETPEQMAEVIAGFARDGLLNLVGGCCGTTPAHIRAIAEAVRSLPPRPLSSTQAEAA, from the coding sequence ATGAGTACCCTGCCCTGGCTGCATCCCGAACGTGTCGCCCTGCTGGAAAAGGCGCTGCGCGAACGCATCCTGGTGCTCGACGGCGGCATGGGCACCATGCTGCAGGGCCACCGGCTGGACGAGTCCGGCTACCGCGGCGAACGCTTCGAGCACGGCCGCGACGGTGAGCATGCGGCCCACCACGACCACCCGGGCTGTGACCTCAAGGGCAACAACGACCTGCTCAGCCTGACCCAGCCCGAGATCATCCGCGGCGTGCACGAGGCCTACCTGGATGCCGGCGCCGACCTGGTCGAGACCAACACCTTCAACAGCACGCGGATCAGCCAGGCCGACTACCAGCTCGAACACCTGGTGCCCGAGCTGAACCGGGAAGGCGCCCGGCTGGCCCGCGCCGCCGCCGACGCCTTCAGCGCCAGGACGCCGGACCGGCCGCGCTTCGTGATCGGCGTGCTCGGCCCGACCAGCCGCACCGCCTCGCTGTCGCCGGACGTCAACGATCCCGGCTTCCGCAATGTCAGCTTCGAGGAACTGGCCGCCAACTACACCGAGGCTGCCGCCGGACTGATCGATGGCGGTGCGGACACGATCATGGTCGAAACCATCTTCGACACGCTGAACGCCAAGGCCGCGCTGTTCGCCCTGGCCGGGCTGTTCCGCGAACGCGGCGCACGCCTGCCGGTGATGATCTCCGGCACCATCACCGACCGCTCGGGGCGCACCCTGTCCGGGCAGACCGCCGAAGCCTTCTGGTACTCGGTGAGTCATGCGCGCCCGCTGTCGGTGGGCTTCAACTGCGCACTGGGTGCGTCCGACCTGCGTCCGCACGTGCAGACCCTGGCGCAGAACGCCGAATGCCACGTCAGCACCCACCCCAACGCCGGCCTGCCGAACGCCTTCGGCGAATACGACGAGACGCCCGAGCAGATGGCCGAAGTGATCGCCGGCTTCGCCCGCGACGGCCTGCTGAACCTGGTCGGCGGCTGCTGCGGCACCACGCCCGCGCACATCCGCGCGATTGCCGAGGCGGTCCGTTCGCTGCCGCCACGCCCGCTTTCCTCCACCCAAGCCGAAGCCGCCTGA
- a CDS encoding acyl-CoA dehydrogenase family protein, whose translation MDFSFTEDQLSIQAIARDFAQRRIAPVAAELDARGEFPLDNIREMGQLGLMGIEVPHEYGGAGMDPVAYVLAMIEIAAADAATSTVMSVNNSLFCNGILKHGTEEQKQKYVRAIAQGEAIGAYALTEPQSGSDASAMHTRAARNENGDWVINGKKSWITSGPVCRYIVLFAITTPGIGAKGVSAFIIDTQKPGFHAGKTEPKLGIRASATCEIELNEYVCSKDDLLGEEGKGFSIAMGVLDAGRIGIASQAVGIARAAYEATLQWSRDRKAFGHPIGTFQMTQAKIADMKCKLDAATLLTLRAAWAKGEAEKNGGRFGTEASVAKLTASEAAMWIAHQAVQIHGGMGYSKEMPLERYFRDAKITEIYEGTSEIQRIVIARNETGLR comes from the coding sequence ATGGATTTCAGCTTTACCGAAGACCAGTTGTCGATCCAGGCCATTGCGCGCGATTTTGCGCAGCGACGCATTGCGCCCGTGGCGGCCGAGCTGGACGCCAGGGGCGAGTTCCCGCTGGACAACATCCGCGAGATGGGTCAGCTCGGACTGATGGGCATCGAGGTGCCGCACGAGTACGGCGGTGCGGGCATGGACCCGGTGGCCTATGTGCTGGCTATGATCGAAATTGCCGCGGCCGATGCGGCCACCTCCACCGTGATGTCGGTGAACAATTCGCTGTTCTGCAACGGCATCCTCAAGCACGGCACCGAAGAGCAGAAGCAGAAGTACGTGCGCGCCATCGCCCAGGGTGAGGCGATTGGCGCCTATGCGCTGACCGAGCCGCAGTCCGGTTCGGATGCGTCGGCCATGCATACCCGCGCTGCCAGGAACGAAAACGGTGACTGGGTGATCAACGGCAAGAAGAGCTGGATCACCTCCGGCCCGGTGTGCCGCTACATCGTGCTATTCGCGATCACCACGCCTGGGATCGGTGCCAAAGGCGTGTCGGCCTTCATCATCGACACACAGAAGCCGGGCTTCCATGCGGGCAAGACCGAGCCCAAGCTGGGCATCCGTGCCTCGGCTACCTGCGAGATCGAGCTCAACGAATATGTTTGCTCGAAGGACGACCTGCTGGGCGAGGAGGGCAAGGGCTTCTCCATCGCGATGGGCGTGCTCGACGCCGGTCGCATCGGCATCGCTTCGCAGGCCGTGGGCATCGCGCGCGCCGCCTATGAGGCGACGCTGCAGTGGTCACGCGACCGCAAGGCGTTCGGTCACCCGATCGGCACCTTCCAGATGACCCAGGCCAAGATCGCCGACATGAAGTGCAAGCTCGATGCGGCGACCCTGCTCACCTTGCGCGCGGCCTGGGCCAAGGGCGAGGCAGAAAAGAACGGCGGCCGCTTCGGTACCGAGGCATCGGTGGCCAAGCTCACCGCGTCGGAAGCGGCGATGTGGATTGCTCATCAGGCGGTGCAGATTCACGGCGGCATGGGCTATTCGAAGGAAATGCCGCTGGAACGCTACTTCCGCGACGCCAAGATCACCGAGATCTACGAAGGCACCAGCGAAATCCAGCGCATCGTGATCGCGCGTAACGAAACCGGACTCAGGTGA